The nucleotide sequence ACGAACCGGCCGATCGCGTCCTCGCCAACCGGCAAAAATAATTGTCGTTGATCACGCGGTCACCGAGACGTTCCGCGCGGCTCGGCCGCAGCGTGAACACGACGGCGCCCGCTTGCACATCGAGCTCGCCGCGCCGCTCGGTACGGTCCTCGGGCCTGCACCGGCGGCCGGCGCAGCAGGTCGGCGCACCGTGCGAACGTCCCGAAGAGCTGATCGTCGAGATCGGGGCGACCGGTGAGAACGACGATGGTGGGGTTCTCCATTGCCGGGTCTCGAGGCAGCCGGCATAGAACGGCATCGTCAGGATCTTGCCGGATCCCTGCGTGTGGCAGATGACCCGAATCGTCGATCCCCCGGCGCCCTTGCAGGTTGCCGGCCGGACTCGTAGCGGCCGCGCGCTACGCTCAACCTAACGCCTCGCCCTTACGATCCAGAAGCTCTTTCCCGACAAGAAGGGCGACCGGTGACACGACCGGCATCCGGTCTCTCGGAACGGCGCCACATCGTCGTCATCGCCGACGAGAAGCACCGCAGCCAATACGACTTCGTCGACGGGTTCGCGCGACACATGCACGACGCCCTGCCAACGCCTCGCTCATCGGCTTCACCGGCACGCCGATTGAGCTGGAGGACGCGAACACCAGCGCCGTGTTCGGCGACCACATCGGCATCTACGACATCCAGCGGGCGGTCGAGGACGGGGTTACCGTGCCAATCTACTACGAGAGCCTCCTCGCGAGGTTGGCGCTCGAGGAGCGAAAGAAGCCGCGCATCGATCCCCCATCGATCCCGGCTTTGAGGAGGCGACGGAGGGGAAGGAGGTCGACCGCCGCGAGAGGCTGAAGACCAGTCGGACGCGGCTCAAGGCCATCGTCGGCGCGGAGAAGCGTGCGGCCCTCGTCGCACGAGACCTCGTCGAGCATTTTCGAAAAGCGCGCCTGGAGGCAGTGGACGGCAAGGTGATGGTGATGTGCATGAGCCGGCGCACTTGCGTTGACCTCTACCGCGAGCTGGTACGTCTGCGTCCGGCCGGCATGACGACGGCAACGACGCCGGCGCCCTCAAAGTCGTGATGGTTGGCGCGCGTCCGAATAAGGTGCCAACATCAGGGGTTGCTGTCTCGACCGGCGCCAACTCTGGCCGCAACTCCGGGGACTCGGTGAGTACACCGATCGCGGCGCGATGTCGGTGCCGGTGGTGGCTGCGGTCGTGCGAGGTAGGTACTCCTGCGGCTCCCCAGCTCGTCCCGACGCATCCAGCGTCGCGCTCCCCGGGGAAATCCGCGCAGGCCGGTTGAGAGACTCTGGCCAATAGGATACAATCAAGCAAGCTATGAGGTCGATCTTGACGGGCGGCCCCCGACTCGACCATGCAACACTGACCATTCAACAGTCCCAGGCAAGTGGGAACGGCGAAAGCAGACCCGTTGCGCTGGCAGAACCGGACATGGCAAGCGACCAAATGGACCGACTCGTCGCCAGGCGCAAGAGGCAGGGAGCCTCCGTCGTGTCAGTTGACGAATTAATGGCACGAAGCAACATCGTCTGGCAAATCCGCGCTGACCAAGAGATATCTGATGTCTGTACTCGCGCTGAAGAGTTCATGATGTACGCTGCCCGAACCTGTAGTCAGGCGGTAGACGTCATGAAGCGCATGAGAGATGAAGAAAGTCGGCAGATCGACTTGTCCACCGCGTTGAAGAAGTACGTTGAAGACACGTGCGAAGCGATCAAGCAAGTTGACAACCTGCTCAAGAGTCGCGGATCTGATCTCGGAGCCTTACTGTTTGAAATCCCGGAGAGAGCGCGTGACCAAGTGTCTTGGCGAAATCTAATCGGCCGACGAGATGTAATCGCTCACAATCTACTCACAGTCGATGACGAAAGAGTACACAGAGAAGCCGAACGTGACTTCGGCTTGCTCAAGAAGCTGGTCTCGCGAGTATTCTTCGTACCGATCAAGACGAATTGCCGCAACGGGCACCTGAATGTCCCTTTGCCGCCGCTCCGAACAGAACTTCTACACGATCTTGATCCAGCAGAGCCTGGAACTCTACCTGGGATCGGTGCGAGCCTCGTGTTCATAGCGGAGGACACTACAATCGGCTTCTCGTATCTTCGTATGGGCCGCACAAAGGAGAACCAACTGTTGTTGGCAGGTCCACCCGGGACAACGGCGAATGTCTCATGCATAGCTTGGTGATACAGAGCCGTGACCGGAACCGCCTCCGTGAACGATCCCGGCTCCGCGGATTTGCACAATCGATAGGTCCTGGGGTCGCGCGGATTGAAGTTTCCTGCATCGTCGATATGAGTTCCGGTTCCCTGCACGAGTGAGCGGATACGTCTTCGCCACAGGCCGTTATGGGCCTTGCGGCCGAGCCCGGACGGGGACGTCCTGGCTGTACAACCAGGTTCGCGTTTCGACGCGACCGTCTGCCGGGAGATGGGCTGGTCCGCCCCTCGAACCGCTGCCAGAAGCGAGCGGAGCCTGGGGAGTCATCCAGAGATCCGCCGGGCGACGGAAGTCATTGAAAACGCGGGGGCTTCCTGTTTCTCATTGGAGTTGCAATACGACAACCAATGAGGAGGAGGACAGCCCCATGCGTGTGACCACGGTACTACGCCGACTACTTCGTGCCATGCCGTTGTACGTCGAGCAGGTGCGCATCAGCACGACGGGAATGTTGAGCGTGTCGGCGCGGCCGTCGTGGCGGCGGTCAGGATGCGGTGCGTGCGGCCGCCGGGCGCCGCGCTACGACCGGCAGCCGGCTCGGTTGTGGCCGTCATCTGCCGTGGGTCGGGTACGGTATGCCCGGTGGGGGGGATCGTGCGGTCGCTCCGGGGTTCGGGTGGTGCAGGTGTCGTGGGCAGCGCACGGCAGCACGTTCACGGCGCCACTTGAGGAGATGGCGGCGTATCTGGCACAGGTGACGGACCGGACGATGGCGAGTCGTCTGGTGGGGGTTTCCTGGCCGGCGGTGGGCGGCATCGTCGAGCGCGTGGTGGCTCGCCGTCTGGACGCGACGAGGCTGGCCCGGCTGCGACGGGTCGACGAGTTCAGCTATCGGAAGCGTCCACCACTATACTGACAGTGGTGGTCGACCATGGCCGCCGGCGTGTGGTGTGGGCGGGCCGGGGCGCAAGGCCGAGACGCTGGAGCAGTTCTTCGACCGGTTGGAACCGGCCGGTTGTGCCTGCATCGAACTGGTGACTGCGGACCTGGCGGCGAGCTACGGCAAGGTGCTGCGGGCGGGCGTGCCGCAGGCGCGGGTGGTCTACGACCGGTTTTACGTTGAGCGGCTGACCACCGACGCCGTCGACGAGGTCCGCCGCACCGAGCAACGCCGCCTGGGGAAGACGTCGGGCAAGATGCAAGAGGACGTGCTATGCGCTGCTGAAGCATCCGGCGCGTCTGAAGCCGGGCGAAGCGCGATCTCGCCGGCAGAACCGAGCCCTGGACCGCGCCTACGAGTTGAAGGAGTACCGGGCGACGATCCTCGAGCAGGCCAAGCCCGCCGAGGCCAACGAGACAAATGGATTGGGCGGCGCGGTCACGTCTGGCACCGTTCGTCGGGCTCGCGCGGACGATCCGTAAGCACGCTGCGGGGATCCTCGCGTACCTGGACACCCGGATGACGAACGGGACGGTCGAGGGGATCAACAGCAAGCTCCGGGTCAGCGCGCGGCGCGCCTGCCACGGGTTTCACTCTCACGGCCCGCTCATCTCGATGCTCTATCTCTGCTGTGGAGGCATCGAGCTGGCTCCACCCCTAACCACACGACTCTGAGGAGACTCCTGAAAAAGAGCGCCTGGCGAGCTCTTAGCGGAGGCGCAGGACCATGCTCCTGCGACAGCTCCTGGCTCTGAAGGTTATCCTGCGCGGCTCGCTCATCGACCGCTTCAAGCGCTGCGGACAGCCAGGGTGCAAGTGCGCGCGCGGTATCGGCCATGGCCCAAAGGTCTACCTGTCGGTCAGCATGCGCAAGGGGCGGCCGGTCATGGTCTACGTACCGCAGGAGCATCGCAGCCAGGTCGAGCAGTTCGTCGCCAACTACCGCCGGACCCGACAGGTGCTCGACGAGGTCGCCGCGATCAACCTTGAGCTGCTGCGACGCCGGGAGCCAATCGACTGAGTGCAGATGGCGGCCGCCGTGCCCGTCGATGTCCGGGCCGCCGGCCTGTTGGCCCGAACATGCTGGAGCGCTGGATCGCGTCCGAGTGCGGCCGCTGCGACGAGCGCGCACGAACTCCGTCCCAGCACCCGTCGGGACGTGACCGAGGGTCGTACTGACGAAGTCGAAGTACAGAGCCACCACCTGCAGAAGCCGGCCTACATCTATAGTCCGGCAGTCGACGATAGGGCAGGTGCGTCATCATCGGGAGAGTACCGAGCGGCAGTACGACCTGCGGAACCGGGCCGTCGAGATGATATGGGCGCCGGAGCGCATCCGGATCCTCGGGCAGTCGGGGCGCAGACGACCAACCGCGAGGACTTCAGGACGCTGGTCGCCGATGTGTCACTGGGACGCGTCGGGGCCATCTTCGCCCTGGAAGCCTCGCGGTTGGCCCGCTCTAATCTGGAATGGCATCGGTTGATCGAGATCTGCGCGCTGACCCGGACACTGGTCATCGACGAGGACGGCTGCTACGACCCGGCGCAGGAGGTCCAAGGCGCTGTCCGGCTGGTCTTCGAGGTGTTCCGCCAGATGGGCAGCGCCTACGCGGTCGTGCACCACTTCGGCCGGCAGCAACGCGGTTTTCGAAGCGCGTTCGAAACTCTTCATCTCGGTCCAGGATCGCCATCCGGCTCGTTCCGCGTCGAGCCGCCGCTGCTCAGCCGCCTCGACCTGATGATCGGTCGGGCGATATCGCGGTCAGTGCGCTTTGTCAGGAGAGGCGCGGCCGATGCTAGAACGCCACAGGATTTGCGATATGCACCCTATATGCACCCTACCCGAGCAGGCGCCCGACCGCCGGGCCCGGAACGCGCTCGTAAATAACTGAAGATAAAGGAGAAAATATGGAGCCGGCGAGCGGACTCGAACCGCTGACCTGCTGATTACGAATCATGCTTGCAGGCGCGGACGAACGAAGGAGGCCGCAGGTCCTCGACTGCAAGTTCGTGGCCGAGGCCGTCGCCGCCAGCACGAGGGTGAAGTGGAACGGCCAGTGTGCTCGTGCGCGATGTCTCCTCTCGGTCCCAGGGCATCGCGCCCGTGGGACTCGGCGTATCATGGCCTGCGTGAACAGCGACGCGCAGACGGCGGCAGCGCCTTCCCGACGTTGTGGGGTACGCCGTGGGATGCTCATGACGCTGCCGGAACATTTCGAGCCGGTTCGCCATCGACGTACGGCTGGCGCTGCCGGCTGTGTGTTCGGGCTACGGGGCCCACGTTCTCGCGTGCAGCGGTCTGTATCGATCAGCGCGATGACGCGCCACCTGAACCGCTGGCAGAACCGTTCGGCCGTTCCTCGTTGTCACCGACAGAAGGATCCCCAGCGCCAGCTGGCCCGGCCCCGCCGTCGACCGTGATCAGGACCCTACGCTTGCCTCTCTCGCCCGGTGATCGTCATGGATCCGGCGACGTACCGGCGCCCCGAAGAGACCGGCCCTAGTCAACCGTCAGATCAACTCTTCATCATCGACGACAGTCGGCACGGTGCCCGCGCGGGTGGCGACCCGAGTGAGCGTTTCGGTCAAGCGGGTATCCGACGTTACGGCAGTCGGGCAAGCATCGTCGAGCAGCGAGTCGATCCGGTCCGGGCGCCCTCCCTGCACAGAGGACATCGACCGGGTGCTGGCCGTCGACAACGCCAGCGTCCGCTTGGCCCGGCCGCATGTCCGTACCGGGACGACCGAACGCTTACCGACCCGAAACTGACGTGGACCTCAGCTCGGCGATCCGGGCATTGTGGTAACTAGAGTGGTAAGCGCCTTTCCTTTATTTTAGCAACCTATTATTTATCAATAGTTTACATAAAGTTCAGTTCTGTAAGGCGAAGACAAACAGGTTGTTGCCCATGCTCGGGCGAAGCTCCGGCGTCAGCGGCGCGAAGTACACCAGGGTGCGCGAGCTGCCCGTGCTGACCGCGACGTACTGCCGGCCGTCGACGGCGAACGCGATCGGAAACCCGGTGATCGGCGAGCCCAGGTTCACCTCCCACAGCACGTCCCCGGTCTCCGCGTCCAGGGCGCGGAACCGGCCGTTGAGGTCGCCGCCGAACACGAGTCCGCCGCCGGTCGCCACGAGCGAGGTGGTGGCGGCCCGCTGCTCGTACTTCCAGGCGAGCTCGCCGGTCTCCGGGGAGATCGCCTGGACGGTGCCGAGCTGCTCGGTGCCGGGCGCAAGCTCGCTCCGCACGGCGAGCGCATAGAGCGACGTGGCGACGCTGTCGCTGCCGGCCGTGGCCATCATCCGCGCACAGGCGTTGCGCAGCGGGAAGTACATCAGCCCCGTCTGTGGGCTGTAGGCCCCCGCCTCCCAGTCCTTGCCGCCCACCAGGGTCGGGCAGGCCAGCACCGTCTGCCCGTCGCCCGTGAAGACGACCTCCGGGTTCTCGGTGACCGCGCCGGTGGCGCCGTCGATGCCGCTGATCACGTTCTGCGTGACCGTCGGCGTCGCCCACAGGAACTCGCCGGTCTCGCGGTCGAGGGTGTAGACGATACCGGTCTTGCCGGGAATCCCGGTCACGACCTTGCGGACCTCGCCGTACCGCAGCCGCGGATTGATCCAGGGCACGGTTGCCGGATCCGGCGCGACGGCGGTGTCGAGCAGCAGGCGCTCGAACGGGTGATCGAGATCCCAATGGTCGTTGAGGTGCTGGTAGTACCAGGCGATCTCGCCCGTGTCGGCGTCGAGGGCCAGCGTGGAGTTGTGGTACAGGTGCTTCCTGTCGATCCCGCCGAGCATGAACTTCGGGGCGGGCGACGTCACCGACGTGCCGATGTAGATGAGGTTCAGGGCCGGGTCGTAGCTGGGCACCATCCAGGCGCCGACGTGCTTGCGCTCCTCGTAGGGCACGTCGCCCCAGCTCTCGTCGCCCGGTTCGCCGGGCGCGGGAATGGTGCGCGTCCGCCACAGCTCCGCACCGGTCCGGGCGTCGTGCGCCGTGATGACGCACGCGTCCGGTCCACCCTGCGGGGTGCAGCTCCGCCCCGAGATGACCTTGCCGTCGGCGATGATCGGTCCGGAGGTCTGGTTGGCGGGATGCGTCCGGTAGTCGAGAATCTCGGTCTCCCAGGCCAGCCGGCCCGTCGACGCATCGAGGGCGAAGACGTAGTCGTCGACGCTGGTGTCGATGATGAGATCGTCGTAGATGGCCAGATTGCGGTTGATCTCGGCGAGGACGGTGATGAGGAACTCGTCCACGTCCTCGGGGAGCGACCGCCGGTATTCCCACAGGAGATCGCCGCTGGCGCCGTCGAGGGCCTGGATCACGTCCCGCGGGTTGGGCATATACATGACGCCGTCATGGACGAGTGGCGTGCCCTGCTGGAGCCCCGGCGCCAGGGCTCGCGTCCAGACCATTCGCAGGTCGCCCACGTTGTCGCGATCGATTTGATCCAGCGGGCTGTAGCCCCAGCCGTCGAGCGTCCGCCGCCACATGAGCCAGTCGGCCGCATCGGGATCCTGCAGCGCCTCGTCCGTCACCGGGACGAAGCGACTGCTCGACTGCGCCAACGCCTGGCCCGCAGTCAGCACGAGACACACTACCAATGCCCAACGGATCGCAGACATACGCCCTCCTCGCCCCACTCTACACGCGTGCTTGCGGATGGGTAAACCAGCCTCCTTCCTCCATCGGACGGCCTACCCGCAGGGCGCACGACCAGCGCGGTGTAGTCGGACAGGCATTGCACCGCGCCTAGACAATCGCGCACCTGCTCTGCTTGCGGCGCGTAACGCTGCGCGCTACAGTGGACCACGAAAATCAGGCACAAGGCTCTGCGCGCGCTGCACGAGCGGGACGATGCCGCGCGGCTGCCTGCGGGCTTGGTGCCACGGATCCGGCGCATTCTGTTCCGGCTGCAAGAGGCCGCGCATCCGGGCAGCGCCGACGCACCCGGCTTCCGGCTGCATCCCCTCAAGGGCGATCGCGCGGGCCAGTGGAGCGTCCGCGTCTCGGGCAACTGGCGCGTGGTGTTCCGCTTCGAGGACGGCGAGGCGGTCGACGTAGACCTGATCGACTATCACTGACCAAGGGAGTGCTGACCATGAACGCCGTGGAACGCGATCGCGTCGGCCCAATGCCGAACCCGCCGCACCTGGGCGAACTGATCCGAGAAAGCATGGACGACGTGGGCTGGAACGTGACCGAGACGGCGGCGCGTCTCGGCTGCGAGCGCGGCACGCTGTCGCGCCTGTTGAACGGCAAGGCGGGGGTGTCGGCGAAAATGGCGCTGGCGTTGGAGGAGATCGGCTGGGGCACCGCCGACCACTGGATGCGGATGCAGGCGAGCTACGAGCTTGCGCAGGCGCGGCGGGGCCGGGCCGCTGCCGGGCGGCGCGTGGGCGCATTGCACGCTTGATCCGGCTCAACGACCGATCGCCGCCGTCAACTGGCCGATGATCCCGGACAGGTACGCCCCGTGGCCCCCGGGGCTCGGTCCCAGCCGGACGACCACGAGATCGCGGGATGGGACGATGACCGTGTAAGTCCAGCCCCGAGCTCATGTTCAGGAGGTCGCGCATGCGGATCTCCCGGCGCGGATCGCCTTCCCCCTGCCATTCCGGGACGGGCGCGGAATCGTCCAGGCCGACGTCGAGATGGCCCGCCTCGATCGCCGCGCCGACCAGCGCGGCCGCGATGCTCTTGCCCTGCGACCACGAGAGCTGCGGCGTGTTGCGCGTGAACCCGCCGGCGTAGCGCTCGCCGAGTATCTTTCCGGCCTGGACGACCACCAGCGCGCGCGTGTGCGGCGCCGATATCCGCCCCGCGGCCTTCACTCGTCGAGGAGGGCCTGGATCGTGGGGGCGAGTTCGCCGACCTGGCCGAAGGTGATCTCCCGAAGCGTACCCCGCTTGTCGACGACGATGGTCGACGGCGTGCCCTGGAGCGCGTACCGATCGAACGTCGTTGGCGCGTACTCGCGGGACTTCAGGTACGTTGTCACCCGGTCGATCAACTGGCTCTGGTGCGCTTCGGGAAGCGTATCGAAGACGGGAACCTGAGGGCGAATGGCGGCCACCGCCTGTTCCCGCGTAGCGTCGCCGGCGACCGCGACCAGCTCGTCCATGGCGAGCGGGAACGGGATGCGATAGCGGAGCCTGCCGTCGTCGAGCAGGCCGGCCCGATCCAGCATCAGACGGGTCTCGCCAATCACTTCGCCGGTCTCCGCAAGCCGCTGCAGGTTGTCGAAGGTGTTCTTGTCCCAGTCCTCGAAGGCGGTGGCGATGCCGAGAACCGTGACCGGCCGGCCGGCGAAGCGGTCGTGGACCTTGATCGCTTCGGGTATGGCGCTGAAGAAGCAGCCGGGGCAGTTGACCTGGAAGACCTCCATCAGGACCACGTTGCCGCGCTGTTGATCCAGGTTCGTGGCGGCGCCCTGCACCCAGGCGGAAACGCTGAGGTCGGGGGCGGGTTGGCCGGCGGGAATGGGCATGGCGATGTGGAAGGAACCGAGGGTATCACGCGGGCGCGCGCGCAGGCAGCCGAACGGAGTATTCGGTGCCCGCCTTGAACGGCAGGACCACCAAACGGAAGCCGTTGCGCGGATCCCGCATGTAGCGGACGTACTCACCGACCACGCGCCCGCCGCCGTTGTCCCGCACCGCGGCCGCCAGCCAGACGGACGACACGCCGAACGACGTTCCGAACTCGACGATCGTCCGCGCGTCGGGCGCGCGCATCCTGCAACCGGTCGCGGGCTCGGCGTCGAAGCCTCGCTCCGGCACGGGGCACGGTGATTCCGAACCGGAGTCACGAGCTCGGTGCGGTTCCGCGCCGGAACGTCTGGAACTGTCGTGAGCGAGAGATCGTCCAAGCAGAGCTGAGGAGGGTCCGACCATGACTCCACCGGCTACGTTCACCAACCGCCTGGGCGAAGTGCTCGCTCCGATTCTGCTCTGGATACGGGACATCGGGTTCTTCGAGTGGTACATCTACGTCCCGGTGATGACGGCGTTGGCGGTCGGGCTCTTCCTGATCCTCGCCAGGACAACGGAGCGCAACGGAACGTTCACCGACCGGCCCCGGCGCGCAATCTGGCTCGCCGCCTACTTCGGCCTCTGCTTCCTGGCGACGAACGGGCTGGCGGTCGGCCTCAAGACGCTCATCGTCGAGGAGCTCGACTACCCGACGAGGGTCTGGTTCGAGGCGTACCTCGGACCGTTGCACCTCTACATCGTTGCCGTCGCTCTGTCGTACCTGGCCCTCATCGCGCGCAACAGGACGGCCGCACTCGATTGGGGCCTGGGCCTGTTCGTGCAGCTCGGCCTGCTGGCGGGGTACTCCGTCGGCGTCTACCGGTTGCTCAACGAGCCGATGTCCCTGGCCGCGCCGACCATGGGCCTGAGCGGCATCATCATGTGCGCAGCGTTCGCACTCTACAACTTCGACCTGTACCGGCGGTTCGTAGCTCCCGCCTCCCGACTCGCGCAACACGGTTGACGGTCAGGGACGGCGCGGAATCCCGACGATGCGCGCGCCGGTGACGAACCGCCGGTAGTTCGAGATCTCGTGGGTGATGAACTGCCGCGCGACGCCGGCGTTGCGCCAGATCGTCATCGACTCGCTCGATGCGGGCAGCAGCAGCGTTTCGTCCGGATCGGAGAACGCCACCCGGCGATACCGGACCGTGCTGTTGGAGCTCTCGATAGCCATCGTCCGCCGCATGCCGCGGCGCCGCTGCTCGCGCGGCACCGGGAATTCGTACATGCCGCGCAGGCGCTCATCCAGGCGCAGCACGTCGCCGGTCTCCGCGTCGGCCCAGACTCTGCCCCGCGTGTGTCCCGGCAGATCGATGCTGACGCAAAGCCCGTCCCATTCGATGGTCGGCTCTTCGTCGTGCCGCAACCGGTACTCGAGGACGTCCGTCTCCCGGCCCGCCTCGCGCTCGCGGCCGGACCAGGTGAACACGTAGTCGTGCCGCTTCGCCGGCAGAAAGATCGCCAGGGGCTCCTCCGAGAACGGCTCCGGATCGGCGCACACGGGCTCGTCTTCCGGCGCCGCCGGCCGGCCGTTGGCTTCCAGGAGCGTGCGCATCACGACGGGCTCGGGCGCCGGCGTGTCCGTGTCCGCCCCCGCCGCCCACTCCACCCGCATCTCGTACAGGAGGTTTCTTCCTCGACCGGTGGAACGAAAGTCCCGCCCCATCGGACGCACGCGGACGCGCACGTCGGCCATCACGTGCTGGGCCCGCGAATAGAAGCGCTCGACGGAAGCCTGGATGCGCTGCAGCACGGCTTCCACATCGGGGCCGCCCGCACTCTGGGCCGAAACCGGTCCTCCGCCGACCAGGAGGGCCCCCAGCACCAGCATCCGGCACGGTCGAGTCCAGCGCATCCCGAGACAATAGCCACGACGCCGGAATCTCGCAACACGGCGCGGGTGGTCGACGTCCGCTCACGAATCGATTCGGTTCCGTTCCGGAACGTTCCGGAACTGTCGTGCGGAGAAGATCCGACGTGCACATTCTCTTATGCAAACCTAGAATTTGCACGATGTGGATCGACCGTCACATCGAGCCGCTCCTCATGCAGCGCGCTGCGACGCGGCCGGTCGTGGTGCTGACCGGCGCCCGGCAGACCGGCAAGACCAGCCTGATGCGCCGGCTCTTCCCGAACCACGCCTTCGTGACCCTCGATCTGCCGAGCGAGGCGGAGCAGGCCGAGCGCGATCCCGATACCTTTCTCGCGCGGCACCCGCCGCCCGTCATTCTGGACGAGGTGCAGTATGCGCCCGGCCTGTTCCGGCACCTGAAGGCGGCGACTGATCGCGAGCGCGGACGTTACGGCGCTTTCCTGCTGACCGGATCGCAGCCGCTCGGCCTGATGAAGTCGGTCTCGGACTCGCTGGCGGGGCGCGCCGCGGTCATCGAGCTCGAGCCGCTCTCGTTCGCGGAGGCGAGAGCCGCACACCCCGAGCTATCCACCGAGGAGTTCCTCGTGCGGGGCGGCTTCCCCGAGCTGTACGAGAATCGCGACATCGACGCCGAGGGCTTCCTCCGCTCGTACGTAGCGACCTACCTGCAACGGGACCTGCGACAGCTCCTGCAAGTCTCCAGCCTGCGCGACTTCGAGCGCTTCCTGCGCGCCGCGGCGCTGCGCTCGGCGCAGTTGCTCAACCGCGCCGACCTCGCCCGCGACACCGGCATCAGCGGCTCCACCGCCGCCGCCTGGCTGTCGGCATTGGCCGCGTCGCATCAACTCATGCTGCTGGAGCCGTGGTTCGCGAACCGCACGAAGGGGCTGGTCAAGCGGCCGAAGCTGTACCTGCGCGATGCCGGCCTCGCTGCGTTTCTGTGCGGCGTGCACACCACCGAGGCACTGCATTCGTCGCCGCTGACCGGCGCGCTGTGGGAGACGTTCGTCTGCGCCGAGATCCGCCGCGCGCAGTCGAACCGGCGCGGCGGCTGGGACTTCCACTTCCGGGCCGACCGCGCGCGCGAAGCCGACTTCCTCCTGCACCGGGCGGGAACGTTTCACCTGGCGGACGCGAAGTGGACCGAGCACCCCGACACCCGCGACGCCGGCGCGCTGCGCAGGATCGCGCGCGATCTGCCGCCCGGCTCGGTCCGGTCGCTGTCGATCTTCTGCCGCGCCCCGAACGCCTACCCGCTGGGCGACGACGCGCACGCCGTGCCGCTCGATGCGCCGGATGCGCTAGCCGCCTGGATGTAGCTCAGCGGATGAGCCAGAGCTCGGTCTGCGGCCCGGACAGGTACTCCACGGGGCCGTCTCCATGCACGAGCGTGTCCTCCTCGCGCATGATGGTCACCGGCTGCCCGTCCCATTCCGGAGCCGGCGCGGTGATGGAGTACTCGAGCGAGATCCACTCCCCCGCGCGCAGCGGAAACCGCGGGTGGTCGCCGTAGCGGTCCGGCCAGTCGAAGACCATCCAGACCCCGGCGTCGTGGACCCAGTTGCCCTGGGCGTGCGAGTAGACGAGCGCGTCGATCCCCTCGTCGGCGGCGCGCGCCTCGGCCCTGGTCTTGATGGCGATGCCGGTGCGGCCGGGCACGAACTCTTCGAGGAGGATCTCGGCCATCCGGTTCGAGCGCTCGAACGCGGCGCGCAGGCCGGCCGGCGGCTCCTCCTCGCCCGGTCGCAGGACGTAGGCCATCTTCTGCTGGTCGGCCACGATGCCGGAACTGCGCACCCCGAAGTCGACGTGCAGCAGGTCGCCGGGCTGGATGACCGCGTCGTC is from Acidobacteriota bacterium and encodes:
- a CDS encoding peptidase, whose translation is MRHKALRALHERDDAARLPAGLVPRIRRILFRLQEAAHPGSADAPGFRLHPLKGDRAGQWSVRVSGNWRVVFRFEDGEAVDVDLIDYH
- a CDS encoding ATP-binding protein, yielding MWIDRHIEPLLMQRAATRPVVVLTGARQTGKTSLMRRLFPNHAFVTLDLPSEAEQAERDPDTFLARHPPPVILDEVQYAPGLFRHLKAATDRERGRYGAFLLTGSQPLGLMKSVSDSLAGRAAVIELEPLSFAEARAAHPELSTEEFLVRGGFPELYENRDIDAEGFLRSYVATYLQRDLRQLLQVSSLRDFERFLRAAALRSAQLLNRADLARDTGISGSTAAAWLSALAASHQLMLLEPWFANRTKGLVKRPKLYLRDAGLAAFLCGVHTTEALHSSPLTGALWETFVCAEIRRAQSNRRGGWDFHFRADRAREADFLLHRAGTFHLADAKWTEHPDTRDAGALRRIARDLPPGSVRSLSIFCRAPNAYPLGDDAHAVPLDAPDALAAWM
- a CDS encoding transposase; the encoded protein is MDWAARSRLAPFVGLARTIRKHAAGILAYLDTRMTNGTVEGINSKLRVSARRACHGFHSHGPLISMLYLCCGGIELAPPLTTRL
- a CDS encoding transposase — translated: MGSVHHYTDSGGRPWPPACGVGGPGRKAETLEQFFDRLEPAGCACIELVTADLAASYGKVLRAGVPQARVVYDRFYVERLTTDAVDEVRRTEQRRLGKTSGKMQEDVLCAAEASGASEAGRSAISPAEPSPGPRLRVEGVPGDDPRAGQARRGQRDKWIGRRGHVWHRSSGSRGRSVSTLRGSSRTWTPG
- a CDS encoding PQQ-binding-like beta-propeller repeat protein, with product MSAIRWALVVCLVLTAGQALAQSSSRFVPVTDEALQDPDAADWLMWRRTLDGWGYSPLDQIDRDNVGDLRMVWTRALAPGLQQGTPLVHDGVMYMPNPRDVIQALDGASGDLLWEYRRSLPEDVDEFLITVLAEINRNLAIYDDLIIDTSVDDYVFALDASTGRLAWETEILDYRTHPANQTSGPIIADGKVISGRSCTPQGGPDACVITAHDARTGAELWRTRTIPAPGEPGDESWGDVPYEERKHVGAWMVPSYDPALNLIYIGTSVTSPAPKFMLGGIDRKHLYHNSTLALDADTGEIAWYYQHLNDHWDLDHPFERLLLDTAVAPDPATVPWINPRLRYGEVRKVVTGIPGKTGIVYTLDRETGEFLWATPTVTQNVISGIDGATGAVTENPEVVFTGDGQTVLACPTLVGGKDWEAGAYSPQTGLMYFPLRNACARMMATAGSDSVATSLYALAVRSELAPGTEQLGTVQAISPETGELAWKYEQRAATTSLVATGGGLVFGGDLNGRFRALDAETGDVLWEVNLGSPITGFPIAFAVDGRQYVAVSTGSSRTLVYFAPLTPELRPSMGNNLFVFALQN
- a CDS encoding transposase family protein, translating into MRVTTVLRRLLRAMPLYVEQVRISTTGMLSVSARPSWRRSGCGACGRRAPRYDRQPARLWPSSAVGRVRYARWGGSCGRSGVRVVQVSWAAHGSTFTAPLEEMAAYLAQVTDRTMASRLVGVSWPAVGGIVERVVARRLDATRLARLRRVDEFSYRKRPPLY
- a CDS encoding HigA family addiction module antidote protein; its protein translation is MPNPPHLGELIRESMDDVGWNVTETAARLGCERGTLSRLLNGKAGVSAKMALALEEIGWGTADHWMRMQASYELAQARRGRAAAGRRVGALHA
- a CDS encoding redoxin domain-containing protein — translated: MPIPAGQPAPDLSVSAWVQGAATNLDQQRGNVVLMEVFQVNCPGCFFSAIPEAIKVHDRFAGRPVTVLGIATAFEDWDKNTFDNLQRLAETGEVIGETRLMLDRAGLLDDGRLRYRIPFPLAMDELVAVAGDATREQAVAAIRPQVPVFDTLPEAHQSQLIDRVTTYLKSREYAPTTFDRYALQGTPSTIVVDKRGTLREITFGQVGELAPTIQALLDE